A single window of Mangifera indica cultivar Alphonso chromosome 18, CATAS_Mindica_2.1, whole genome shotgun sequence DNA harbors:
- the LOC123201615 gene encoding E3 ubiquitin-protein ligase PRT6-like: MELGSPPNTTPLKPRDRVVRRLVNIGVPEEFLNYSGLVTFTKDNVSRIPDIVSAILPLDDEVAEVIREAKAGNKRVSLGPNMKHRYRESMVWLQWLMFKGEPDKALKRLSRIGHHGVCGAVWGYNDIAYKCRTCEHDPTCAICVSCFQNGNHKDHDYSITYSSTGGCCDCGDVTALNYEGFCSKHKGAEQIQPLPEKFANSVGPVLDALLICWKNKLSFAEIYGQENSRVIDTVSELRKAANELTFALVEMLLEFCKNSESLLGFISKSVTALAGLLEILVRAERFLSEVVVRKLHELLLKLLREPVFKYEFAKVFLGYYPDCVNEAIRECSDNAKNRYPLQSTFSVQIFMVPTLTPRLVKEMNLLEMLLGCLFDIFISCAGEDGCLQVKKWANLYYTTIRVITDICFVMSHLAVSKYATHYQTGVSKIWMKILAFVQGMNPHKRETGIHVKEENEFVSYPLDLDNCIANIQPFWVDGALSFSGSEETNDDFNMKDVDYGGSLGNAKVGHLSQESFVCDAMRRSSQSDCASKATDVMYEIVYDVLVPPAVMSLIHECLREMENWLGINENTSACLQDVPSPNTNSISGSNFLALKKTLSRFQKGKHIFSRLTGSSEVPAACISNSRAMVSGESDLVASCSAGSNGGGMEGEDLHVLSLCHWPDIIYDVSLQDISVHIPLHRLLSLTLQKALRRCYGETAAPKLTGSESENSLSAVDMDFFGHVLGRCHPYGFSAFVMEHPLRIRVFCAQVHAGMWHKNGDTALSSFEWYRSQRWSEQGLELDLFLLQCCAALSPPNLFVHRIIERFGLLHYLSLLPECLSEYEPVLVKEMLTLMIQVIQERRFCGLRTAESLKRELVHNLAIGDATHSQLVKSLPRDLSKFDQLQEILDSVAMFSNPSDFNQGMYSLRLPCWKELDLYHSCWSLRDFQVAEERYLQFCSVSAMTTQLPRWTKIYHPLEGIASIATCEVILKLIRAVLFYAVFSDKMMEPRTPYSVLITALHLLALALDICFQKRKPGDQSCGDSIPLLALAAEEIPDGLLWGAGNQSLLSLLVLLMRTHKKDNLNNFMEAGHCTISSLIESLLKKFAEIDSRCMTKLQQLAPEVVSHLSCPPSGATVSCSDSDSEKHKEKVRERQAAILEKIKAEQNKFLSSISTNADNDSKSKPGVSNSNLDHDSEESVQDVCSLCHDPNSTTPVSYLILLQKSRLLSFVDRVPPSWDQAHRLSKGNCSMITDRMADQLGTNSSSSAQMAGNAINQYCNEKPGEANALLEFFKAQFPSVRNIHVPSTSSSGRKSNASTLEMFEQDMYSSICKEMCDNVPNEYLMKEGGYSAAEGGLESSRLAESVLFAKYVSALSMEMQENPSPFEASSGNRTGIESTLQPVAYGGFGPTDCDGIHLSSCGHAVHQGCLERYLSLSKERCNRRIILEGGHIVDPDQGEFLCPLCRQLANSVLPVLSGDLQKVKQPLILSSGSSFVGNSFLPVEKNNSLWLHQALLLLQSAANVVGKGVLIESFPQQRNEKMASSLDLVSHVIGKMYFHNKQNSFIGSARVGHPMIMWDTLKYTLMSMDIAARCERTSLTPIYDINALYKELKSSRVFVLSLLLKVVQSMRSRDSLHVLQRFVGVQLFAESICSGVSRDYSNIACEGGGNISSIVKNADTEVSYPDIKFWNWASDPVLAHDPFSSLMWVLFCLPCPFISCKESVLSLVHMFYAVTIVQAVISYCGRPECKTDGIGFSECLITDISKLLGGFGSAREYFISNYVDPSCEVKDMIRKFSFPFLRRCALLWKLLNSTASAPFSDRDDMFDQSFHDIMDSYDGALGDLNEIQKLEKLFKIPPLDFLLEDEVLRTLVHKWFHHFCKKFEVHGFQTVLYSNPAVPLKLMQLPHLYQDLLQRYVKQRCPDCKSVLHEPALCLLCGRLCSPSWKSCCRESECQTHAQNCGAGTGVFLLIRITTILLQRCSLQTPWPSPYLDAYGEEDIGMHRGKPLFLNEERYAVLTYMVATHGLDRSYKVLDQTTIEGFFLV; the protein is encoded by the exons ATGGAACTTGGTTCCCCTCCTAATACAACTCCGCTTAAGCCTCGTGATCGAGTTGTACGG AGGCTGGTTAATATTGGAGTTCCAGAAGAGTTCCTTAATTACTCTGGTTTAGTTACTTTTACAAAGGATAATGTGTCTCGGATACCGGATATAGTGTCTGCCATCTTACCTCTGGATGACGAAGTGGCAGAAGTTATACGAGAAGCTAAGGCAGGGAATAAAAGGGTCTCATTGGGGCCAAACATGAAACACAGATATCGAGAGAGCATGGTGTGGTTGCAGTGGTTAATGTTCAAGGGTGAACCTGATAAAGCTTTGAAGAGGTTATCCAGGATTGGGCACCATGGTGTTTGTGGTGCTGTTTGGGGATATAATGATATAGCATATAAGTGCCGAACATGTGAACATGATCCGACTTGTGCAATTTGTGTTTCATGTTTCCAGAATGGGAACCACAAGGACCATGATTATTCAATTACTTACTCTTCTACTGGAGGATGCTGTGATTGTGGGGATGTGACGGCATTGAATTATGAGGGCTTTTGCTCAAAGCATAAAGGTGCAGAGCAGATACAGCCCCTTCCTGAGAAGTTCGCAAACTCAGTTGGGCCTGTTTTAGACGCCCTGCTCATTTGTTGGAAAAACAAACTATCATTTGCAGAAATATATGGTCAGGAAAATTCTAGAGTGATTGATACTGTTTCAGAACTTAGGAAGGCTGCAAATGAATTAACTTTTGCACTGGTTGAGATGCTTTTGGAGTTCTGCAAAAACAGTGAGAGTCTGCTTGGTTTTATATCAAAGAGTGTGACTGCTTTGGCTGGTTTATTGGAGATTCTGGTAAGGGCTGAGAGATTCTTGAGTGAGGTGGTTGTGAGGAAACTCCATGAGTTGCTTTTAAAACTGTTGAGAGAACCTGTCTTCAAATATGAGTTTGCTAAGGTATTCTTAGGCTATTACCCAGATTGTGTGAACGAAGCCATTAGAGAGTGCAGTGACAATGCTAAAAATAGGTATCCCCTACAGTCTACCTTCTCTGTGCAGATCTTCATGGTACCAACTCTGACACCACGTCTTGTTAAAGAGATGAACCTACTGGAAATGCTATTGGGGTGTTTGTTTGACATTTTCATTTCCTGTGCTGGAGAAGATGGGTGTTTGCAG GTTAAAAAGTGGGCCAATTTGTATTATACCACTATTCGTGTGATTACAGATATTTGCTTTGTTATGAGCCATCTTGCAGTTTCAAAATATGCAACCCATTACCAAACAGGTGTctcaaaaatttggatgaaaatcTTGGCTTTTGTGCAAGGTATGAATCCTCACAAGAGGGAAACTGGAATCCatgtaaaagaagaaaatgagtttGTGTCTTATCCTTTAGATTTAGATAATTGTATAGCAAACATTCAACCCTTTTGGGTTGATGGAGCACTTTCTTTTTCTGGTAGTGAAGAgacaaatgatgattttaacaTGAAGGATGTTGATTATGGAGGTAGCTTAGGAAATGCAAAAGTAGGACATCTTTCCCAGGAAAGCTTTGTCTGTGATGCAATGAGGAGGAGCAGTCAGTCTGATTGTGCATCAAAGGCCACTGATGTTATGTATGAAATTGTTTATGATGTTTTAGTCCCTCCAGCTGTCATGTCATTGATACACGAGTGCTTGAGGGAAATGGAAAATTGGTTGGGTATTAACGAAAATACATCTGCTTGTCTTCAAGACGTACCATCTCCAAATACCAACAGCATTTCTGGTAGCAACTTCCTTGCATTGAAGAAAACCTTATCTAGGTTTCAAAAAGGCAAACATATTTTTAGTAGACTTACTGGTTCAAGTGAAGTTCCAGCTGCATGTATCTCTAACAGTAGAGCCATGGTTAGTGGTGAAAGTGACTTAGTTGCATCCTGTTCTGCTGGTTCTAATGGGGGTGGAATGGAAGGAGAAGACCTACATGTTCTGAGTCTGTGTCATTGGCCTGACATAATTTATGATGTCAGTCTGCAAGATATATCGGTTCATATACCTTTACATCGATTACTTTCCTTGACTCTACAGAAAGCATTACGAAGGTGTTATGGTGAAACTGCTGCTCCAAAACTTACTGGCTCTGAATCTGAAAATTCATTATCAGCAGTCGATATGGACTTCTTTGGGCATGTACTTGGGAGATGCCACCCTTATGGGTTTTCTGCCTTCGTTATGGAGCATCCTTTGCGAATTAGGGTATTCTGTGCCCAGGTTCATGCTGGAATGTGGCATAAGAATGGGGATACTGCTTTGTCATCTTTTGAGTGGTATCGTTCACAGCGTTG GTCTGAACAGGGTTTAGAGCTTGATCTGTTTCTCTTGCAGTGCTGTGCTGCATTGTCTCCACCTAATCTTTTTGTTCATAGAATTATAGAACGCTTTGGGCTGTTGCACTACCTTTCTCTTCTTCCTGAATGTTTGAGTGA GTATGAACCAGTTCTTGTAAAGGAGATGCTCACTCTTATGATACAGGTAATCCAAGAAAGGCGATTTTGTGGGCTAAGAACTGctgaaagtttgaaaagagAGTTGGTTCATAATTTAGCTATTGGAGATGCCACTCATAGTCAACTGGTTAAGTCTCTGCCACGCGACCTTTCCAAGTTTGACCAACTTCAGGAAATTTTGGATTCAGTCGCTATGTTCTCTAATCCATCTGATTTTAATCAG GGAATGTATTCACTGCGATTGCCATGTTGGAAAGAATTGGATTTGTATCATTCTTGTTGGAGCTTGCGAGATTTTCAAGTTGCGGAAGAGAGATACTTGCAATTCTGTAGTGTCTCTGCAATGACCACTCAGCTGCCCAGGTGGACAAAGATATATCATCCTCTTGAGGGCATAGCTAGTATTGCTACATGTGAAGTCATCCTTAAATTAATCCGAGCTGTGCTATTTTATGCTGTTTTCTCTGATAAAATGATGGAGCCTCGTACTCCTTATAGTGTTCTTATAACTGCATTGCATTTGCTTGCATTAGCATTAGACATCTGTTTTCAGAAAAGGAAGCCTGGAGATCAGTCATGTGGAGATTCAATTCCCCTATTAGCTTTGGCGGCTGAAGAAATTCCGGATGGGTTACTTTGGGGTGCTGGGAACCAGAGCTTGTTGTCGCTGCTTGTCTTGTTGATGAGGACGCACAAGAAGGATAATTTAAACAACTTTATGGAAGCAGGCCATTGCACTATTTCTTCTTTGATTGAAAGCTTACTTAAGAAGTTTGCTGAGATTGATTCTAGATGCATGACCAAACTGCAACAACTTGCACCTGAAGTTGTTAGTCATTTATCTTGTCCACCTAGTGGTGCTACTGTATCATGTTCAGATTCTGATAGTGAGAAACACAAGGAAAAAGTGAGAGAGAGACAGGCTGCCATATTG GAAAAAATAAAAGCCGAGCAGAACAAGTTTTTGTCAAGCATTAGTACAAATGCTGACAATGATTCCAAATCTAAGCCAGGAGTAAGTAACTCTAATTTAGATCATGATTCTGAAGAGTCTGTACAAGATGTCTGCTCTCTCTGCCATGATCCAAATTCCACAACTCCTGTTTCTTACCTGATTCTGCTCCAG AAATCTAGGCTTTTGAGCTTTGTCGATAGAGTTCCCCCCTCATGGGATCAAGCTCATCGATTAAGTAAGGGGAATTGCTCTATGATCACTGATAGGATGGCCGATCAATTGGGAACCAACTCTTCTTCAAGTGCACAGATGGCTGGGAATGCAATCAATCAGTATTGCAATGAGAAACCTGGGGAAGCAAATGctcttcttgaattttttaaggCTCAGTTCCCATCAGTGAGAAATATCCATGTACCTTCTACATCCAGTAGTGGAAGGAAAAGTAATGCATCCACCTTAGAGATGTTTGAGCAAGATATGTATTCCTCTATTTGCAAAGAAATGTGTGATAATGTGCCAAATGAATATCTTATGAAGGAGGGTGGATACTCAGCTGCTGAAGGTGGTCTTGAAAGTAGTCGGCTTGCTGAATCCGTCTTGTTTGCTAAATATGTATCTGCTCTTTCAATGGAGATGCAGGAAAATCCTTCACCTTTTGAAGCTTCTTCTGGTAATAGAACAGGAATAGAATCTACTTTGCAACCTGTAGCCTATGGTGGATTTGGCCCCACAGATTGTGATGGAATTCATCTTTCATCCTGTGGGCATGCTGTGCATCAGGGGTGTCTTGAACGTTATTTATCATTGTCGAAAGAAAG GTGTAATAGAAGAATTATTTTGGAAGGAGGTCATATTGTGGATCCAGATCAG GGGGAATTTCTTTGCCCTCTATGTCGACAATTAGCAAATTCTGTCTTGCCTGTGCTGTCTGGGGATCTTCAGAAGGTTAAGCAACCTTTGATTTTGAGTAGTGGTTCATCATTTGTTGGCAACTCATTTCTGCCagtggaaaaaaataattctctTTGGCTTCATCAAGCTTTGTTACTCTTGCAATCTGCTGCCAATGTGGTTGGAAAAGGTGTTTTGATTGAATCTTTTCCCCAacagagaaatgaaaaaatggCATCAAGTCTTGATCTTGTTTCACATGTGATTGGTAAAATGTATTTCCACAACAAGCAGAATAGTTTTATTGGATCTGCAAGGGTTGGCCACCCAATGATCATGTGGGACACTCTAAAATACACTCTCATGTCAATGGACATTGCTGCTCGATGTGAAAGGACTTCTTTGACTCCAATATATGACATTAATGCATTGTATAAAGAACTCAAATCTTCTAGAGTATTTGTACTATCTTTATTGCTAAAAGTTGTTCAGAGTATGCGAAGCAGGGATTCTCTTCATGTGCTTCAAAGATTTGTAGGTGTTCAGCTTTTTGCAGAGTCTATTTGCTCTGGGGTTTCCAGAGATTATTCCAACATAGCATGTGAGGGAGGAG GTAATATTTCAAGTATTGTGAAGAATGCTGATACAGAAGTGTCATATCCTGATATTAAATTTTGGAATTGGGCATCTGACCCAGTCCTTGCTCACGATCCATTTTCATCATTGATGTGGGTTCTCTTTTGTTTACCATGCCCATTTATATCATGTAAGGAGTCTGTTTTATCCCTTGTGCATATGTTCTATGCTGTCACCATAGTTCAG GCTGTTATTTCATATTGCGGAAGACCTGAATGCAAAACTGATGGCATAGGTTTTTCTGAATGCCTGATTACTGACATATCTAAACTCTTGGGAGGATTTGGGTCTGCACGGGAGTACTTTATTTCAAACTATGTTGACCCTTCTTGTGAAGTTAAGGATATGATTCGTAAATTCAGTTTCCCTTTCTTAAGGCGGTGTGCTTTGCTTTGGAAATTACTGAATTCTACTGCCTCAGCACCTTTCTCTGATAGAGATGATATGTTTGATCAATCATTTCATGACATAATGGATAGCTATGATGGTGCTCTGGGTGATCTCAATGAAATTCAGAAACTTGAGAAGTTGTTTAAGATTCCCCCATTGGATTTTCTTCTTGAGGATGAAGTGTTACGCACCTTAGTACATAAATGGTTCCATCATTTTTGCAAGAAGTTTGAAGTTCATGGTTTTCAAACGGTTTTGTACTCCAACCCAGCTGTTCCACTTAAGTTAATGCAACTACCTCATCTTTACCAGGATCTATTGCAGAG GTATGTAAAACAGCGTTGCCCTGATTGCAAATCTGTTCTTCATGAGCCTGCTTTGTGTCTGTTGTGTGGCAGATTATGCTCTCCAAGCTGGAAGTCATGCTGCAG GGAAAGTGAATGTCAAACTCATGCACAGAACTGTGGTGCTGGTACTGGCGTATTCCTTTTGATTAGG ATTACAACAATTCTGCTGCAAAGATGCTCTCTTCAGACTCCTTGGCCCTCTCCCTATTTAGATGCATATGGTGAAGAg GATATTGGGATGCATAGAGGAAAACCGCTGTTCTTAAATGAGGAGCGTTACGCTGTTCTGACGTACATG GTTGCTACTCATGGCCTCGACCGCAGTTATAAAGTTCTTGACCAAACTACTATCGAAGGTTTTTTCTTGGTTTAG
- the LOC123202469 gene encoding methyl-CpG-binding domain-containing protein 6-like: MELVESSSAASHGLEIIEAKPLTILAPIRRRKCRKINPLELKDAAEMYGLPEGWRVEQRARINAKYHGKVDKYFYEPVTWKQFRSLKSVLLYLRWRMHRNQQKSEPPSHFRPFRRWNQGSSNEQSQEKKRASGLSLDEYPPEKITWVLMDDERQDWSPFIEETKVPEKVKHCWAETFMFINGV, translated from the exons ATGGAACTTGTGGAGAGCAGTTCAGCGGCATCTCATGGACTTGAGATAATAGAAGCCAAGCCCCTGACGATATTGGCTCCTATTAGAAGAcgaaaatgtagaaaaattaaCCCTCTGGAGTTAAAAGATGCGGCAGAAATGTATGGATTGCCGGAGGGATGGCGAGTCGAGCAACGAGCACGTATCAATGCCAAATACCATGGCAAAGTTGACAAG TATTTCTATGAGCCGGTGACATGGAAGCAATTCAGGTCACTAAAATCTGTTTTACTTTACTTGAGATGGAGGATGCACCGAAACCAGCAAAAATCTGAGCCACCATCACACTTCCGCCCTTTCAGG CGCTGGAACCAGGGATCAAGCAATGAACAAAGTCAAGAGAAGAAACGAGCTTCAGGCCTTAGCCTTGATGAATATCCACCGGAAAAAATAACATGGGTTCTTATGGACGATGAAAGGCAAGACTGGAGCCCATTTATTGAAGAAACAAAGGTTCCAGAGAAAGTGAAGCACTGTTGGGCTGAAACTTTTATGTTCATCAATGGTGTTTAA